A genomic region of Planktothrix serta PCC 8927 contains the following coding sequences:
- the nifJ gene encoding pyruvate:ferredoxin (flavodoxin) oxidoreductase yields MNTKNYATLDGNEAVARIAYRLSEVIAIYPITPSSPMGEWADAWASVGDKNLWGTVPAVVEMQSEGGAAGAVHGALQAGSLTTTFTASQGLMLMLPNLYKIAGELTSAVIQVAARSLAAQGLSIFGDHSDVMAARATGFALLCSASVQEAQDLALIAQVATLESRVPFIHFFDGFRTSHEVQKIELLEDSDLREMIDDKYVYEHRNRALTPDRPVLRGTAQNPDVYFQGRETVNPFYDKTPEIVQRAMDKLGQLTGRYYKLFEYHGAPDAEKVMILMGSGCETVHETVDYLNAQGEKLGVLKVRLYRPWTGDQLIAELPETVKSITVLDRTKEPGSSGEPLYLDVVTAVQEVMLGDNDDLKAKIKNLKSLVGGRYGLSSKEFTPAMVKGVFENSAQTKPKNHFTIGINDDVSHTSLDYDPDFSTEPDNVVRAMFYGLGADGTVGANKNSIKIIGEETDNYAQGYFVYDSKKSGAVTISHLRFGPQPIRSIYLISQANFIGCHQWTFIEKLDVLNCATEGTTFLLNSPYGPDEVWEYLPLEIQEDIVRKNLKFYVIDANKVARESGMGNRINTIMQVCFFALAKVLPREEAIAQIKKAIEKTYGKKGAEIVRLNLKAVDDTLEHLYEVKTRDVTSLQRRALPVPLAAPTFVKEVEGMMMAGLGDELPVSKLPCDGTYPTGTSKWEKRNVAQDIPVWDADVCVQCGKCIMVCPHATIRGKAYDEAALENAPASFKFTNVKDKAFGGEKFTIQVAPEDCTGCGVCVDVCPAKNKSMPSKKAINMEPQLPLREQEAANWDFFLGIPNPDRLKLRPDLIRQQQWQEPLFEFSGACGGCGETPYVKLVTQLFGDRMIVANATGCSSIYGGNLPTTPWTKNAEGRGPAWSNSLFEDNAEFGLGFRMSIDKHSGFALELLQKLGGDVGDNLVSQIVNNSQKSEADIWEQRQLVVELKQKLQGTNSPDSQQLLSLADYLVKKSVWIIGGDGWAYDIGYGGLDHVIASGRNVNILVLDTEVYSNTGGQSSKATPRGAVAKFAAGGKPSPKKDLGLIAMTYGNVYVASVAMGARDEHTLKAFLEAEAYDGPSLIIAYSHCIAHGINMTTAMTHQKELVESGRWLLYRYNPDLKEEGKNPLILDSKSPKKTIEASMYSENRFKMLTKSKPADAKRLLKEAQKDVSTRWKMYEYMAARPLETKEHNGHSNGHSEAKPTPPSEAKPSETTPV; encoded by the coding sequence ATGAACACAAAAAATTACGCAACTTTAGATGGTAACGAAGCCGTTGCCCGTATTGCTTATCGCTTGAGTGAAGTAATTGCCATTTATCCGATCACTCCTTCATCGCCGATGGGAGAATGGGCCGATGCTTGGGCTTCCGTTGGCGATAAAAACCTCTGGGGTACGGTTCCGGCCGTCGTCGAAATGCAAAGCGAAGGCGGTGCAGCCGGGGCTGTACATGGAGCCTTACAAGCGGGTTCCTTGACGACTACCTTCACGGCCTCCCAAGGGTTGATGTTAATGCTCCCCAACCTCTACAAAATCGCGGGAGAGTTAACCTCTGCGGTGATCCAAGTGGCCGCCCGTTCCTTAGCCGCCCAAGGGTTATCGATTTTCGGGGATCACAGTGATGTAATGGCCGCCAGAGCCACCGGGTTCGCCTTATTGTGTTCTGCCTCGGTGCAAGAAGCCCAGGATCTGGCCTTAATTGCCCAAGTTGCCACCCTGGAGTCACGGGTTCCCTTTATTCACTTCTTTGACGGATTTCGCACCTCCCATGAAGTTCAAAAAATTGAACTGTTAGAGGATAGTGATCTCCGAGAAATGATCGATGATAAATATGTTTATGAACATCGTAACCGCGCCTTAACTCCTGACCGTCCTGTCCTGCGAGGAACGGCCCAAAACCCCGATGTTTATTTCCAAGGCCGAGAAACCGTTAACCCGTTTTATGACAAAACCCCCGAAATTGTTCAACGGGCAATGGATAAATTGGGGCAACTGACGGGACGCTATTATAAACTGTTTGAATATCACGGCGCACCCGATGCCGAAAAAGTGATGATTCTGATGGGATCAGGTTGTGAAACCGTCCATGAAACCGTTGATTATTTGAACGCCCAAGGGGAAAAATTAGGGGTGTTAAAAGTTCGGTTATATCGTCCTTGGACTGGGGATCAATTAATTGCGGAACTGCCGGAAACCGTAAAATCAATTACCGTTTTAGATCGAACCAAAGAACCCGGTTCTAGTGGTGAACCCCTCTATTTAGATGTGGTAACGGCCGTTCAAGAAGTAATGTTAGGAGATAACGACGATCTCAAAGCTAAGATTAAAAACCTCAAATCTTTAGTAGGAGGTCGTTATGGGTTATCTTCTAAAGAATTTACTCCGGCAATGGTCAAGGGTGTTTTTGAGAATTCAGCCCAAACTAAACCCAAAAATCACTTTACAATTGGGATCAATGATGATGTTAGCCACACCTCTTTAGACTACGATCCCGACTTTTCTACCGAACCCGATAACGTGGTGCGGGCGATGTTCTATGGCTTGGGGGCTGATGGCACCGTTGGCGCCAATAAAAACTCGATCAAAATTATTGGGGAAGAAACCGATAATTACGCTCAAGGCTATTTTGTTTACGACTCTAAAAAATCCGGGGCTGTTACCATCTCTCACCTGCGTTTTGGCCCGCAACCGATCCGGTCGATCTATTTAATTAGTCAAGCGAATTTTATCGGTTGCCATCAATGGACATTTATCGAAAAATTAGACGTTCTCAACTGTGCAACCGAAGGGACAACTTTCTTGTTAAATAGTCCCTACGGCCCCGATGAAGTTTGGGAATATCTGCCTTTAGAAATTCAAGAAGACATTGTTAGAAAAAATCTGAAATTCTATGTTATTGATGCCAACAAAGTCGCCCGTGAGTCGGGGATGGGCAACCGCATCAATACCATTATGCAGGTGTGTTTCTTTGCCTTAGCCAAAGTATTGCCACGGGAAGAAGCGATCGCTCAAATTAAAAAAGCGATCGAAAAAACATACGGCAAGAAAGGGGCAGAAATTGTGCGGTTAAACTTAAAGGCCGTTGACGATACCCTAGAACACCTTTACGAAGTCAAGACCCGCGATGTCACGTCTCTACAACGGCGGGCTTTACCCGTTCCTCTGGCAGCCCCTACCTTTGTTAAAGAAGTTGAAGGCATGATGATGGCGGGACTGGGGGATGAACTGCCCGTTAGTAAACTCCCCTGTGATGGTACTTATCCCACAGGAACCTCCAAATGGGAAAAACGCAACGTTGCCCAAGATATCCCCGTTTGGGATGCGGATGTCTGTGTTCAATGTGGCAAATGTATTATGGTTTGTCCCCATGCCACAATTCGGGGTAAAGCCTACGATGAGGCTGCCTTAGAAAATGCCCCCGCCAGCTTTAAGTTTACCAACGTCAAAGATAAAGCCTTTGGCGGTGAAAAATTCACCATCCAAGTCGCCCCCGAAGACTGTACGGGATGCGGGGTTTGTGTGGATGTTTGTCCGGCCAAGAACAAGTCCATGCCTTCCAAAAAAGCGATCAACATGGAACCTCAGTTACCGCTCCGGGAACAAGAAGCGGCCAATTGGGATTTCTTCTTGGGTATTCCCAACCCCGATCGGTTAAAATTACGGCCAGACCTAATTCGTCAACAACAATGGCAAGAACCTTTATTTGAGTTCTCAGGAGCCTGTGGCGGTTGTGGTGAAACCCCTTATGTCAAGTTAGTGACGCAGTTATTTGGCGATCGCATGATCGTGGCCAACGCCACCGGATGTTCCTCCATTTATGGCGGGAACTTACCCACAACTCCCTGGACAAAAAACGCCGAAGGACGTGGCCCCGCTTGGTCAAATAGCTTATTTGAAGATAACGCCGAATTTGGCTTAGGCTTCCGTATGTCCATCGACAAACATAGCGGGTTTGCCCTGGAACTGTTACAAAAATTGGGCGGTGATGTCGGGGATAATTTAGTGAGCCAAATTGTCAATAATTCTCAAAAATCAGAAGCCGATATTTGGGAACAACGGCAACTGGTGGTCGAACTCAAACAAAAACTCCAAGGGACGAACTCCCCAGATAGCCAACAATTACTGAGTTTGGCTGATTATTTAGTCAAAAAATCCGTTTGGATTATTGGGGGAGATGGTTGGGCTTATGATATTGGCTATGGTGGCTTAGATCATGTCATCGCCAGTGGCCGTAACGTCAATATTTTAGTCTTGGATACCGAAGTTTATTCCAACACCGGGGGACAGTCCTCGAAAGCCACCCCACGCGGCGCCGTTGCTAAATTTGCGGCGGGGGGTAAACCTTCACCTAAGAAAGACCTAGGGTTAATTGCCATGACCTACGGTAACGTTTATGTGGCGAGTGTGGCCATGGGCGCACGGGATGAACACACTCTGAAGGCGTTCTTAGAAGCGGAAGCTTACGACGGGCCATCGTTGATTATTGCCTATTCTCACTGTATTGCTCATGGGATTAACATGACAACGGCCATGACCCATCAAAAAGAATTGGTTGAAAGTGGTCGTTGGTTGCTGTATCGGTATAACCCCGACTTGAAAGAAGAAGGCAAAAATCCGTTAATTTTGGATTCTAAATCACCGAAGAAAACCATTGAAGCTTCTATGTATTCAGAGAACCGTTTCAAAATGCTCACCAAGAGTAAACCTGCTGACGCCAAACGGTTGTTAAAAGAAGCCCAAAAAGATGTCAGTACCCGTTGGAAAATGTATGAATACATGGCCGCTCGTCCGTTAGAAACTAAGGAGCATAACGGACATTCTAACGGTCATTCAGAAGCGAAACCGACCCCTCCATCGGAAGCAAAACCCTCAGAAACAACACCTGTCTAA
- a CDS encoding dihydroorotate dehydrogenase-like protein — translation MDLTTTYLGLNLRTPIVPSAAAPLSEDIDNVKRLEDAGAAAIVLHSLFEEQLLREKFELHHHLEYGTNSFAEALSYFPEPDEFHVGPELYLNHIRQAKESTHIPIIASLNGFSSGGWVEYAQLMQQAGADAIELNIYYVPTDFNLTGEQIEQNYLNTLREVKAEVTIPVALKVSPYFSNMANMAKQFADAGADGLVLFNRFLQPDINPEELIVEPGSVLSNPNDLRLPMRWIAILYGRINTDLACTSGVQRGHDAIKVLMAGAKITQVCSTLLRHGFNYIKVMEDEMKHWMEEHEYESIKQMQGSMSQLHCEDESAYERAQYMKSITSYQPDHSLV, via the coding sequence ATGGATTTAACGACTACTTATCTCGGCTTAAATTTACGGACTCCGATAGTTCCTTCTGCGGCTGCACCCCTTTCTGAAGATATTGATAATGTTAAACGATTAGAAGATGCTGGGGCTGCTGCGATTGTTTTACATTCCTTATTTGAAGAACAATTACTGCGAGAAAAATTTGAACTGCACCATCATTTAGAATACGGAACAAATAGCTTTGCAGAAGCCTTAAGTTATTTTCCTGAACCCGATGAATTTCACGTTGGCCCAGAATTGTATTTAAACCATATTCGTCAGGCTAAAGAATCTACCCATATCCCCATTATTGCGAGTTTAAATGGCTTTTCTTCTGGGGGTTGGGTGGAATATGCTCAACTGATGCAACAAGCGGGAGCAGATGCGATTGAATTAAACATCTATTATGTTCCGACGGACTTTAATTTAACCGGAGAACAAATCGAACAAAACTATCTGAATACCCTCAGAGAAGTTAAAGCGGAAGTCACCATTCCTGTCGCCTTAAAAGTGAGTCCTTATTTCAGTAATATGGCAAATATGGCGAAACAATTTGCTGATGCTGGGGCTGATGGTTTAGTCTTATTTAATCGCTTCCTACAACCTGATATTAACCCCGAAGAATTAATCGTTGAACCCGGCTCGGTTTTAAGTAATCCCAATGACCTGCGTTTACCGATGCGTTGGATTGCTATTTTATATGGTCGAATTAATACCGATTTAGCCTGTACCAGTGGGGTTCAACGGGGTCATGATGCAATTAAAGTGTTAATGGCTGGAGCAAAAATTACTCAAGTGTGTTCGACTTTATTACGGCATGGTTTTAATTATATCAAAGTCATGGAAGACGAAATGAAACACTGGATGGAAGAACACGAATATGAGTCTATTAAACAAATGCAGGGTTCTATGTCGCAACTCCATTGTGAGGATGAATCTGCCTACGAACGCGCTCAATACATGAAGTCAATTACATCCTATCAACCCGATCATAGTTTAGTTTAG
- the hypD gene encoding hydrogenase formation protein HypD, which yields MKFVDEYRDGKLAQDYAKAIASITTKPWTIMEICGGQTHSIVKYGIDELLPSEITLIHGPGCPVCVTDINIIDQAIALAELPNIILCSFGDMLRVPGSEKDLLSVKATGADVRIIYNPLDCLKIAQQNPTKQVIFFAVGFETTAPITAMAVYQAHQQKINNFSLLVSHVLVPPAMEAILSSPNCQVQGFLAAGHVCTVMGYTEYEPIVKKYQIPIVVTGFEPIDILQGIYLCIQQLEKGEYQLENQYNRSVRREGNETAKTIIQEIFEIVPREWRGMGEIPKSGLGIKQKYINFDAQKRFNSQQLIPVSSPCQDCISGEILQGIKKPHQCPVFGTRCTPEHPLGAPMVSSEGACSAYYRYRQQTPHSHPVGCVSAAHAPY from the coding sequence ATGAAATTTGTTGATGAATATCGAGATGGGAAATTAGCTCAGGATTATGCAAAAGCGATCGCATCTATTACTACAAAACCCTGGACTATTATGGAAATTTGTGGGGGACAAACCCACTCGATTGTTAAATATGGAATAGATGAGTTATTACCCTCAGAAATCACCTTAATTCATGGCCCTGGTTGTCCCGTTTGTGTTACCGATATTAATATTATTGATCAAGCCATTGCCTTAGCAGAACTTCCTAATATTATTCTGTGTTCCTTTGGGGATATGTTACGAGTTCCTGGGAGTGAAAAAGACCTATTAAGTGTTAAAGCAACCGGAGCAGATGTTAGAATTATTTATAATCCCTTAGATTGCTTAAAAATAGCTCAACAAAACCCCACAAAACAGGTAATTTTCTTTGCCGTTGGCTTTGAAACAACAGCCCCAATAACCGCAATGGCAGTCTATCAAGCCCACCAACAAAAGATTAATAATTTCTCCCTTTTAGTCTCCCATGTTCTCGTTCCACCCGCAATGGAAGCCATATTATCAAGTCCCAATTGTCAAGTTCAAGGATTCTTAGCGGCGGGTCATGTTTGCACCGTCATGGGATATACCGAATATGAACCTATTGTTAAAAAATATCAAATTCCCATTGTTGTAACTGGGTTTGAACCCATTGATATTTTACAAGGGATTTATTTATGTATTCAACAACTCGAAAAGGGCGAATATCAATTAGAGAATCAATATAATCGTTCCGTGCGTCGAGAAGGAAATGAAACCGCTAAAACAATTATTCAAGAAATATTTGAAATTGTCCCCCGTGAATGGCGAGGGATGGGTGAAATTCCTAAAAGTGGGTTAGGAATTAAACAGAAATATATTAACTTTGATGCTCAAAAACGGTTTAATTCTCAACAGTTAATTCCCGTTTCTTCTCCCTGTCAAGACTGTATTAGTGGTGAAATTCTCCAAGGGATTAAAAAACCCCATCAATGTCCAGTTTTTGGAACCCGTTGTACTCCAGAACATCCATTAGGGGCGCCAATGGTTTCTTCTGAAGGTGCGTGTTCGGCTTATTATCGCTATCGTCAACAAACTCCCCATTCCCACCCCGTAGGGTGCGTAAGCGCAGCGCACGCACCGTATTAA
- a CDS encoding Rpn family recombination-promoting nuclease/putative transposase: MKTDSIFYRLFSELPSSFFELIGGSETDSLNYRFDSVELKQTAFRIDGVFLPLESTSQLPIYFVEVQFQKDPNIYARLFSEVFVYLRINNPAQIWRSVIIFKERNVEPDSLEPYQPLLDSNFVQRIYLDEWQVEPASIGLGIIQLVITPVAETPAKARQLLSQTQQTLEDVNIQSDVINLIETIVLYKLPNLSREELETMLGLNDLKQTRFAQEMLEEGEQKAKLESANRFLALGLSMEIVAQGLGLTLEELQQMLQKNPNPQ, translated from the coding sequence ATGAAAACAGATTCTATTTTTTATCGTCTATTCAGTGAACTTCCTAGCAGTTTCTTTGAACTCATCGGGGGTTCAGAAACAGACTCCCTTAACTATCGATTTGATTCCGTTGAACTCAAACAAACCGCCTTTCGCATTGACGGCGTATTTCTTCCCCTAGAGTCAACTTCCCAACTCCCGATTTATTTCGTTGAGGTACAATTTCAAAAAGATCCCAATATTTATGCTAGGCTTTTTTCAGAAGTATTCGTCTATTTGAGAATTAACAACCCGGCTCAAATCTGGCGTTCTGTGATCATTTTTAAAGAACGTAATGTAGAACCCGATAGCCTCGAACCCTATCAACCTTTATTAGATTCTAACTTCGTTCAAAGAATCTATCTCGATGAATGGCAAGTTGAACCTGCTAGTATTGGATTAGGAATCATTCAGTTAGTCATCACTCCTGTAGCCGAAACCCCTGCTAAAGCCAGACAACTTTTATCTCAAACCCAGCAAACCCTTGAGGATGTCAATATCCAATCTGATGTGATAAATTTAATAGAAACCATTGTCTTGTATAAATTGCCAAACCTGAGTCGGGAGGAACTAGAAACTATGTTAGGACTAAACGATTTAAAACAAACAAGATTTGCTCAAGAAATGTTAGAAGAAGGGGAACAAAAAGCAAAATTAGAATCTGCTAATCGATTTTTAGCCTTGGGATTAAGTATGGAAATTGTGGCGCAAGGATTAGGATTAACCCTTGAAGAATTACAACAAATGCTCCAAAAAAATCCCAATCCTCAATAA
- a CDS encoding PspA/IM30 family protein, which yields MGQLFNRMGRLIRANVNSYLDSSETDSRNFSAGSAFATGGALAGASVGQVGILAAGTGFSVGTVGLTGAGALTGLALYEAIRMMIEGDTSSVGAATAGAVAGAGLSAAIGGIGVATGGTAFGVGMASMGAAGAIAGLGVAGLMRLLKQGIDPEKLLEQAVLDMQEDVIKFRQAIVPVIVAQKRLEQQYTQTKMQVNQWQSRAEIAVKKGYEDLAKEALKRKQLWFNTLNTIKQQLDTHTEQVTSLKHQLLVFEQKVSEAKSKKSLLISKIKAAKAQVEINNRQDLLGGINSYNATTAFERMEEKILQLEARSAAAGELSGLDFESKFAALEAGSDIDDELAALKAQITGNYTISVPDLKPNSSPNTCPIDDELEQLRQELNK from the coding sequence ATGGGTCAGCTATTTAATCGAATGGGTCGTTTAATTAGAGCTAATGTCAACTCTTACCTCGACTCTTCTGAAACCGATTCTCGCAATTTTTCAGCAGGTTCAGCCTTTGCAACGGGGGGTGCTTTAGCAGGTGCTTCTGTTGGTCAAGTTGGAATTTTAGCAGCCGGAACAGGTTTTAGTGTTGGAACAGTTGGATTAACTGGGGCTGGTGCATTAACAGGACTTGCGCTTTATGAAGCTATTAGAATGATGATAGAAGGGGATACTTCATCAGTGGGAGCAGCCACCGCAGGTGCAGTTGCGGGTGCAGGTTTGTCTGCTGCTATAGGAGGTATTGGAGTCGCCACAGGAGGAACAGCATTTGGTGTGGGAATGGCTTCTATGGGTGCTGCGGGTGCTATTGCTGGACTCGGTGTAGCGGGTTTAATGCGTCTTTTGAAGCAAGGAATTGATCCAGAAAAGCTGTTAGAACAAGCTGTTTTGGATATGCAAGAAGATGTGATTAAGTTCCGTCAAGCTATTGTTCCAGTAATTGTTGCTCAAAAACGTCTTGAACAACAATATACTCAAACTAAAATGCAAGTTAATCAATGGCAATCACGAGCCGAAATTGCTGTAAAAAAAGGTTATGAAGATTTAGCTAAAGAAGCATTAAAACGAAAGCAATTATGGTTCAATACTTTAAATACAATTAAGCAGCAACTAGATACTCATACAGAACAAGTTACTTCTCTCAAACATCAATTATTGGTTTTTGAACAAAAGGTTTCTGAGGCTAAGTCTAAGAAATCATTACTAATTTCTAAAATCAAAGCTGCAAAAGCACAGGTTGAAATTAATAATCGACAAGATTTGTTAGGTGGAATTAATTCTTATAATGCAACAACAGCCTTTGAACGAATGGAAGAGAAAATTTTACAACTGGAAGCTCGTTCAGCAGCAGCAGGAGAATTATCGGGTTTAGATTTTGAAAGTAAATTTGCTGCTTTAGAAGCAGGAAGTGACATTGATGATGAGTTGGCAGCATTAAAAGCACAAATTACAGGTAATTATACCATAAGTGTTCCTGATTTGAAACCCAATTCTTCGCCCAATACTTGTCCAATTGATGATGAGTTAGAACAATTACGTCAAGAATTGAATAAGTAA
- a CDS encoding AbrB/MazE/SpoVT family DNA-binding domain-containing protein yields MASTTVTSKGQVTIPKVIRDYLKLDTGSKVEFFIDENGEVKIIPLNVAVESLSGILHRPGMKKATLEDMEAAIYQEANDWT; encoded by the coding sequence ATGGCGAGTACAACCGTAACCAGTAAAGGACAAGTCACGATTCCTAAAGTCATTCGAGACTACTTGAAACTTGATACAGGTAGTAAAGTGGAATTTTTCATTGATGAAAATGGAGAGGTAAAAATCATTCCTCTGAATGTTGCGGTTGAAAGTTTATCGGGGATTTTGCATCGTCCTGGGATGAAAAAAGCCACCTTAGAAGACATGGAAGCTGCTATTTATCAGGAGGCAAATGATTGGACTTGA
- a CDS encoding Coenzyme F420 hydrogenase/dehydrogenase, beta subunit C-terminal domain, whose protein sequence is MTSLQEPAKHLKAQGMKPGGRRPAKELCSECGLCDTYYIHYVKEACAFLNQQIAELEAEAHGRSRNLDNWDDVYFGVHQDMMQAKKKQPIEGAQWTGIVSTIAIEMLNRGLVEGVVCVQNSKEDRFQPQPVIARTPEEILAAKVNKPTLSPNLSILEQIEQSKMKRLLVIGVGCQIQALRAVEKELGLEKLYVLGTPCVDNVTRAGLQKFLETTSKSPDTVVYYEFMQDFRIHFKHEDGSLETVPFFGLNTKELKNIFAPSCLSCFDYVNSLADLVVGYMGATFGWQWIVVRNQTGQEMLDLVGDLIDTQPVITQGNRKQAVQQSIPAYDKAVTLPMWAAKLMGVVIDKIGPRGLEYARFSIDSHFTRNYLYVKRNHPEKLEAHVPDFAKKIVEQYHLPNS, encoded by the coding sequence ATGACTTCACTACAAGAACCAGCCAAACATCTCAAAGCTCAAGGTATGAAGCCGGGGGGTCGTCGCCCTGCTAAGGAACTCTGTAGCGAGTGCGGTCTGTGCGACACCTATTATATTCATTATGTTAAAGAAGCCTGTGCTTTTTTGAATCAACAAATAGCTGAATTAGAAGCAGAAGCTCATGGAAGAAGCCGCAATTTAGACAACTGGGATGATGTCTATTTTGGGGTGCATCAAGATATGATGCAAGCCAAGAAAAAACAACCCATTGAAGGGGCTCAATGGACAGGAATTGTGAGTACCATTGCTATTGAAATGCTCAACCGAGGGTTAGTAGAAGGGGTTGTTTGTGTTCAAAATAGCAAAGAAGACCGTTTTCAACCTCAACCTGTAATTGCGAGAACCCCGGAAGAAATTCTAGCAGCTAAAGTCAATAAACCGACATTATCCCCGAATTTATCAATTTTAGAACAAATCGAACAGTCGAAAATGAAGCGGCTGTTAGTAATTGGGGTAGGTTGTCAAATCCAAGCTTTGCGGGCAGTTGAGAAGGAATTAGGACTAGAAAAACTTTATGTTTTGGGAACGCCCTGCGTTGATAATGTCACCCGTGCGGGGTTGCAAAAATTCTTAGAAACAACAAGTAAATCCCCTGATACTGTTGTTTATTATGAATTTATGCAGGATTTTCGGATTCACTTTAAACATGAGGATGGTTCTTTAGAAACTGTACCATTTTTTGGGTTAAATACCAAAGAATTAAAGAATATTTTTGCCCCTTCTTGTTTGAGTTGTTTTGATTATGTCAATTCTTTGGCGGATTTAGTTGTCGGATATATGGGAGCAACTTTTGGCTGGCAATGGATTGTCGTTAGAAATCAAACCGGGCAGGAAATGTTAGACTTAGTTGGAGATTTAATTGATACCCAACCTGTAATCACCCAAGGAAATCGCAAACAAGCGGTGCAACAAAGTATTCCTGCCTATGATAAAGCCGTTACCTTACCGATGTGGGCGGCTAAATTAATGGGGGTGGTAATTGATAAAATCGGCCCTAGAGGGTTAGAATATGCGCGGTTTTCGATTGATTCTCACTTTACTCGCAATTATCTGTATGTAAAACGGAATCATCCTGAAAAGTTAGAGGCTCACGTTCCTGATTTTGCTAAAAAAATTGTCGAACAATATCATCTACCTAATTCCTAA